TTCAGATAACAGCAGCGTATTGCTGGCGGGAACCTGACCCAGCCGCTGGCTGTAAGGCCCAGTGCCGGCAATACGGCGCAGCGCATTGTCAACAATCTCAACTTCCAGATGCAGCACATTGGCTAACAGGGCGGCAAAGTGCTGCACCGTTTTTTGAATCTTCATTAGGGTGGAAATACCGTCACTGGTATTACTGAACGCGGTCGGCAATGCCGGTTGCGGGTGAATAGCGTTATCATCTGGCGCATCTCTCAATTTGATAACGGGCGCGTTTTTTCTCATTTTGATCCCTCAGCTAAACGGAGTTCATCCTATTTATTTTTCCTTCGTCAACCAGAGTAGCGCCAAATTAGCCCGGAAAAACATGATTAAAAGCACACTCTTTATGGCCGGGCGAAACCTGGCACAAAACTTGTTTGTTCCATCCCAGAATGTATTTCCTTTTATCAACAGACAACTTCTGTTCTGGGATTTAACACGAAAAGGTGTGCAAATAATGGATGAAATAAAACGACTGATTAAGCTGAGCCGGGAGAAAAAGTCTTCTTTGCATAAAAAAGATTTTTTACTGAGTTGGGAACAAACGCGCGACGAGCTGGAGCAGGTACTTTACCTGGCCGAGGCGTTAAAACGGATGCGCGCCGCAAATATTGATACCCGTGTTTTTAATAACGGGCTGGGTATTTCTCTGTTCCGCGATAACTCTACGCGCACGCGTTTCTCTTATGCCTCGGCGCTTAATTTACTGGGCCTGGCGCAGCAGGATTTGGATGAAGGGAAATCACAAATTGCCCATGGAGAAACCGTACGCGAAACGGCCAATATGATCGCCTTCTGTGCGGAAGCGATCGGCATCCGCGACGATATGTATCTGGGCGCGGGCAACGCCTATATGCGGGAAGTGGGCGCTGCGCTTGATGAAGGACATCAGGCCGGGGTGCTGCCGCAGCGTCCGGCGGTCATTAACCTGCAGTGCGATATCGATCACCCCACGCAGGCGATGGCGGATTTGGCATGGCTGAAAGAGCATTTCGGCTCGCTGGAGCAGCTGAAAGGAAAAAAAATCGCCATGACCTGGGCCTATTCGCCAAGCTACGGCAAACCTCTTTCGGTGCCGCAGGGGATTATCGGCCTGATGACCCGTTTCGGCATGGAAGTGACGCTGGCGCATCCGGAAGGTTATGGCCTGTTGCCTGAAGTGCTCAATGTCGCGGCTAACAATGCCCTGGCCTCCGGCGGTAGCTTCCGGCAGGTTTCATCAATGGAAGAGGCGTTTAAGGATGCCGATATTGTCTACCCGAAATCCTGGGCGCCGTGGCA
This Mixta hanseatica DNA region includes the following protein-coding sequences:
- the ygeW gene encoding knotted carbamoyltransferase YgeW — encoded protein: MDEIKRLIKLSREKKSSLHKKDFLLSWEQTRDELEQVLYLAEALKRMRAANIDTRVFNNGLGISLFRDNSTRTRFSYASALNLLGLAQQDLDEGKSQIAHGETVRETANMIAFCAEAIGIRDDMYLGAGNAYMREVGAALDEGHQAGVLPQRPAVINLQCDIDHPTQAMADLAWLKEHFGSLEQLKGKKIAMTWAYSPSYGKPLSVPQGIIGLMTRFGMEVTLAHPEGYGLLPEVLNVAANNALASGGSFRQVSSMEEAFKDADIVYPKSWAPWQIMQQRTKLLRNQDQAGLKALEKTCLAENARYQNWHCSEEMMALTRNGSALYMHCLPADITGVSCERGEVEASVFERYRIPTYKEASWKPLIIAAMILARKFAHPADVLANRLEAAVPRICK